In one window of Opitutus sp. GAS368 DNA:
- a CDS encoding type II toxin-antitoxin system RelE/ParE family toxin has translation MDFEVVWSPQVRDDLHGIAAYIGKDSPRYASAVIERILGAGRSLQILPWRGRVVPEIGSENCRELSSTNTG, from the coding sequence ATGGATTTTGAAGTAGTTTGGTCACCGCAGGTTCGGGACGACCTGCATGGCATTGCCGCCTACATCGGGAAGGACTCGCCGCGCTATGCCTCGGCGGTGATCGAAAGGATTCTCGGAGCGGGGCGCAGCCTGCAGATCCTGCCGTGGCGCGGGCGGGTTGTGCCGGAGATCGGAAGTGAGAACTGTCGGGAGCTTTCATCCACGAATACCGGCTGA
- the plsY gene encoding glycerol-3-phosphate 1-O-acyltransferase PlsY gives MFNAWLVSSALIGYILGSLPFGYLVARAHGVDIFKAGSGNPGATNVKRVLGAKAGNTVLVLDMIKGAIATGWPLLPMVVAPRPMVLALIGVVAAVIGHSFSVFTKFRGGKGVATAAGGLVVLMPLACGIAGATWVVVFYAFRYVSLASILAAVAIVAAGWLLPYHVAISVIASVLGGFVILRHHENIKRLLNGTENKFAKKPPAQG, from the coding sequence ATGTTTAACGCCTGGTTAGTTAGCTCAGCCCTCATCGGATACATCCTCGGGTCGCTGCCATTTGGCTACCTCGTGGCGCGGGCGCACGGCGTCGATATTTTCAAGGCCGGCAGCGGCAACCCGGGCGCGACCAACGTCAAGCGCGTGCTCGGCGCCAAGGCCGGCAACACCGTGCTGGTGCTCGACATGATCAAGGGCGCGATCGCGACCGGCTGGCCGCTGCTGCCGATGGTGGTCGCGCCGCGACCGATGGTGCTGGCGCTGATCGGCGTGGTGGCGGCCGTGATCGGCCATTCGTTTTCGGTCTTCACCAAATTCCGGGGCGGCAAGGGCGTCGCGACCGCCGCGGGCGGGCTGGTTGTCCTCATGCCGCTGGCCTGCGGCATCGCCGGCGCGACCTGGGTCGTGGTTTTCTATGCTTTCCGCTACGTGTCGCTGGCGTCGATCCTCGCAGCCGTCGCCATCGTCGCGGCCGGCTGGCTGCTGCCGTATCATGTGGCCATCAGCGTGATCGCTTCGGTGCTGGGCGGGTTCGTCATCCTGCGCCACCACGAGAACATCAAGCGGTTGCTGAACGGCACCGAGAACAAGTTTGCCAAGAAACCGCCCGCGCAGGGTTGA
- the serA gene encoding phosphoglycerate dehydrogenase, with the protein MKILVADKISSSGVAYFRAQPGFEVVEAYNTPPAKLLEIVKDVHAIAVRSETKITAEVLAAAPLLKVVGRAGVGVDNVDVEAATERGVIVMNTPSGNTVATAELTFTHILCGARPVPQAAASMRAGQWDRKSFSGIELFKKTLGIVGLGRIGAEVAKRAQAFGMRVLAYDPYLAPSRAKAIQVEGVTLDELLKQSDYITVHMPLTDQTKYMIDEAAFAKTKKGLRIFNCARGGIIKESALVAALKSGQVAAAGLDVFEEEPLAQDSELRTLPNVTLTPHLGASTAEAQDAVGVEVAEQIADVLNGGVIRNAVNMPTIDAAQLKVLGPYLELGAKLGTLVQQIAPGPVVTLRITYWGKMVDLDATAVTRSIQRGYLRRISGESVNYVNAPLNLERLGVKSEVIKSTADTDYTELMEVKAIAADGTSVSAAGTLIGKANAPRLIALNDREVEAAPAGALLIYENHDEPGIIGMVGTLMGRDQVNIAAMSLSRNNAGGTALCVLNLDSAPSEAALKELTSHRAIKQAVVVKL; encoded by the coding sequence ATGAAGATCCTGGTCGCGGACAAAATCTCTTCCTCCGGCGTCGCCTACTTCCGGGCCCAACCGGGCTTCGAGGTGGTCGAGGCTTACAACACGCCGCCGGCGAAACTGCTCGAGATCGTCAAGGACGTTCACGCCATCGCCGTGCGCTCCGAGACGAAAATCACCGCCGAAGTGCTCGCCGCCGCGCCGTTGCTGAAGGTCGTGGGCCGCGCCGGGGTCGGCGTGGACAACGTGGATGTCGAGGCCGCCACCGAGCGGGGCGTGATTGTCATGAACACACCCTCGGGCAACACCGTCGCGACGGCCGAGCTGACCTTCACCCACATCCTCTGCGGCGCGCGCCCGGTGCCGCAGGCCGCCGCGTCGATGCGGGCGGGGCAGTGGGACCGCAAGAGTTTCTCCGGCATCGAGCTGTTCAAGAAGACGCTCGGCATCGTCGGCCTCGGCCGCATCGGCGCCGAGGTGGCGAAGCGCGCGCAGGCCTTCGGCATGCGGGTGCTGGCCTACGATCCCTACCTGGCGCCGAGCCGGGCCAAGGCGATCCAGGTCGAGGGCGTCACGCTCGACGAGCTGCTGAAGCAGTCCGACTACATCACGGTGCACATGCCGCTGACCGACCAGACAAAATACATGATCGACGAGGCGGCCTTCGCGAAGACGAAGAAGGGCCTGCGCATCTTCAACTGCGCCCGCGGCGGCATCATCAAGGAGTCGGCGCTCGTCGCCGCGCTCAAGTCCGGCCAGGTCGCCGCCGCCGGCCTTGATGTGTTCGAGGAGGAGCCGCTCGCGCAGGACAGCGAACTGCGCACGTTGCCGAACGTCACGCTCACGCCGCACCTCGGGGCCTCGACCGCCGAGGCGCAGGACGCCGTGGGCGTCGAGGTCGCCGAACAGATCGCCGACGTGCTCAACGGCGGCGTGATCCGCAACGCCGTCAACATGCCGACGATCGACGCCGCGCAGCTGAAGGTGCTCGGGCCGTATCTCGAACTCGGCGCCAAGCTCGGCACGCTCGTCCAGCAGATCGCGCCCGGCCCGGTCGTCACGTTGCGCATCACCTATTGGGGCAAGATGGTGGACCTCGACGCCACCGCGGTCACGCGCTCGATCCAGCGCGGTTACCTGCGCCGCATCAGCGGCGAGAGCGTCAACTACGTGAACGCCCCGCTCAACCTCGAGCGCCTCGGCGTGAAGTCCGAGGTCATCAAGTCCACGGCCGACACCGATTACACCGAGTTGATGGAAGTGAAGGCGATCGCCGCCGACGGCACGAGCGTCAGCGCCGCCGGCACGCTCATCGGCAAGGCCAACGCGCCGCGCCTGATCGCGCTCAACGACCGCGAGGTCGAGGCCGCGCCCGCGGGTGCCCTGCTCATTTACGAGAACCACGACGAGCCCGGCATCATCGGCATGGTCGGCACGCTGATGGGCCGCGACCAGGTGAACATCGCGGCCATGTCGCTGAGCCGCAACAACGCCGGCGGCACCGCCCTGTGCGTGTTGAATTTGGACAGCGCGCCCTCGGAGGCGGCCCTTAAGGAGTTGACCAGCCATCGCGCCATCAAGCAGGCTGTGGTGGTCAAACTCTGA
- a CDS encoding alkene reductase, producing the protein MSSLLHEPLQVGALTLPNRIIMAPLTRCRAGAGRVPTDLMREYYVQRASAGLILTEATSVDPMGVGYPDTPGIWSDEQVKGWTRITQGVHAAGGRIFLQLWHVGRVSDPVYLGGALPVAPSAIAATGHVSLLRPHKPYVTPRALELNEIPRIVAAHRLGAVNALRAGFDGVEIHGANGYLLDQFLQDGSNRRTDEYGGSVENRARLALEVTDAAISVWGADRVGYHLAPRGGSHGIKDSNPAATFGYLATELGKRKIAFLCARESLGAPRFGPTLKQAFGGVYIANDGFNRSTAQAVLAAGEADAVAWGKLFIANPDLPRRLALGAALNVPIADTFYGGDTRGYTDYPSLAA; encoded by the coding sequence ATGTCATCCCTCTTGCACGAACCGCTTCAGGTCGGCGCTTTGACGCTGCCGAACCGCATCATCATGGCGCCGCTGACGCGGTGCCGCGCCGGCGCAGGCCGCGTGCCGACCGACTTGATGCGGGAGTATTACGTCCAGCGCGCCTCGGCCGGGCTGATCCTGACGGAGGCCACCTCGGTCGACCCGATGGGCGTCGGCTATCCTGATACACCGGGCATCTGGTCGGACGAACAGGTGAAGGGCTGGACCAGGATCACGCAGGGAGTCCACGCCGCGGGCGGACGGATCTTCCTTCAGCTGTGGCATGTCGGCCGCGTGTCGGACCCGGTTTATCTGGGCGGGGCGCTGCCCGTTGCGCCGAGCGCCATCGCCGCGACCGGCCACGTGAGCCTGCTCCGGCCGCACAAGCCGTATGTTACTCCTCGGGCGCTCGAGTTGAACGAGATCCCGCGTATCGTCGCCGCCCACCGCCTGGGTGCGGTCAACGCCCTGCGCGCCGGCTTCGACGGCGTCGAAATCCACGGCGCCAACGGCTACCTGCTCGACCAGTTCCTGCAGGACGGCTCCAACCGGCGCACCGATGAATATGGCGGCTCCGTCGAGAACCGGGCGCGCCTGGCCTTGGAGGTCACGGACGCGGCGATTTCCGTGTGGGGTGCCGATCGCGTCGGCTACCATCTCGCACCACGCGGCGGCTCACACGGCATCAAGGACAGCAACCCGGCGGCGACCTTCGGCTACCTCGCGACCGAACTCGGCAAACGAAAGATCGCGTTCCTGTGCGCCCGCGAGTCGCTCGGGGCCCCGCGCTTCGGCCCGACGCTCAAGCAGGCCTTCGGCGGCGTCTACATCGCGAACGACGGCTTCAACAGGTCGACCGCGCAGGCGGTGCTGGCCGCAGGCGAGGCCGACGCCGTGGCGTGGGGCAAACTCTTCATCGCGAATCCCGACCTGCCGCGCCGGCTCGCGCTGGGCGCCGCGCTCAACGTGCCGATCGCCGACACCTTCTACGGCGGCGACACGCGCGGCTACACGGACTATCCGTCGCTCGCGGCGTGA